The DNA segment CGCTTTGGAATAATTGGACCCCTGCAAAAGTCATCCTATTCAGCTGGAGAGCCGCTAATCAAATCGCCTCTAATGAGAGTCTTATGCGTAAAGGGATCATGGCGGGAGATGCTCTTTGTCCGAGGTGTGGTATTAGAGACATGACCGCTTTTCACATATTGTGGGATTGATTATTCGCCAAATCGGCTTGGTGGTCGATTTTCATTTGGTTAAAGTTGCCTTTTCTAGACCAAGTTTCTTCAATCCAAGAGATTTTAGGTGTTGCTTTGGGGATGAATGGCTCAAAGCCTTGGAAGAAAGTTATTGAGACAGTTATGCAAGTGGCAACATTGGAGATTTGAAAACTGAGAAATGAGAAAACCTTCGATGCTCGGCATATTCCTTTCAATTGAACATTGGATATCATCAAAGAAGAGTCTTTTCTTTTTGTGAGTAGTAGATCTAAATTTTGTAATTTCACTTAGGAAAGGTGGAGAGATTTTAACATTCATGATCTAATTTTGTAATTTCGAGTTCTGGTTGCTTGCTGGCCTGGTTTCTATATTTTATATAGAAATTTTGTTGTTcggaaaaaaatataaatatatatttaaagtAATTGCTGTGTTTTTATAAGGCACTATTAATATGCCCGTCCACCGGACGAGTATAGAACTAGTTATGTTGGTTTTGGGCAGATCCAACAGATTTCAAAGTATACCATTTGATCCAGTTGAACCAGCAAATAAAGTTGACTTTTCTATCCCATGGTCAGAAAAACAAGCATCATTTTTCCATCAAAATAGAGATGTCAATAGGACCCGCTAAGCAATTTAGCATTATTACTCTTCGGATTACTGCAATAAACACAATTTAGCATTATTACACAAACTTCCCTTGTATTGTGCTTCTCAATGCATCCCTTTGACCCTTTGCCAAGCATGAATAATTTTAATGATGATTTACTACTTGTGACTTCAACTGTAACAAGTTTTTACGACACGTAGTATACTACCTTGGTGCCCGCCCCACGACTCCAGCACATCCATAACATATGTGTCATTAGTTTATAAGTAATAATAACACATCATATCTTCAACTGGCAGGGGTATTGCTGATGAATACCGATCTGCTTCCATCTCCAATATCCCAACCCTCAATCCCTAAAACCCAATGTCACACAAGACTCACAGCTGACACTATTAGACATAGGGTTTCCTTGCATCGGCAGTCCGAAGAAAATTACAATAAAATAAttagaagaaaaaagaaaatgcATCAAAAGGCCTGTACAAGTGTCCATCTTTATCCCTCCACGGCTTGTGACAAAAATCAGCTGTTTTATTAAGATAAAAAATATATTGCTAATTTCATTTATAAAATGGCTTCAGTTTTTCCCTGTTCGTAAATTTCAATTCCATTTTGCTAGTTTTCAGTAGTGCTTCTTGCATAAGTAGGATTTAAAAACACTTATACCTAGTCTTCTTCCTATTGGCAGCGGAGGATTATCACTTGTGTGATAATCATTAACATCAGAATTGATTCTACAAAGATTGGAAGTAGATTCCATATTATCCTTGATCAAGTGCACgataacacacacacactcaaGACAGAATGGAAACGAAACTGAACAGGATATTTTGAATATCTTGGTGCCGGAAATATTTGCCGGCAAATGTCATTATATACACACAAAGGTGGCCGTTAATGCGGTGGTTATTCTTGGCGGGAATAACTACCATTTGAAATGGTAGTTTCAACCGTCATGCCCCTCCTCCTTATTCGATACATACATATGTAATATAAGTTTAATTATCCTAAGGTTACATAATACACATATAATTAAGTTCATAATCTAATACTTCCACATTATAACACATAAACCAAAAAGTCAAGTATATATACATACGAACACATAGTTTTGTGTTTATTCCTTACATACATTCTTCAACAACTTACCTGGAATTTCAAAATAAATCCTTTGCAGTTTGGGAGCTAATTTCCAACATGAAATTACATTAAATAGCAATGGATTTAGTGACAGAAATTGGTTCTTGCTTTAAGAATAATTATCCATTACTAATTTCGTTTTGTCAATTAATTTACAACGGAGTTCCGgctatttttataatattataaaaaagcAGCAATTGCATTGCTAAATTTAGGTTGCATGTATTTTGCTTGTTTTCACTCTTGTTTTCAATAATAGGAGCCATAGAATCAAGTATAAAAGTATATGAAAACAAGTTGTGTTTATTCTGTCATACCATATTAAACATGTCCTACCTACAAGGGCTTCCATACTAGATCACAAAGGAAGTAATAGCATGTATACATACATTCTTCAATGAAGTCAAGCCATCTTCTTTTCCAGTAAGGATTGACGCAGAGAAGTGTGATAAATCCCAAGATGAACACAAACCATGTGGAACCAAAACTTCCATAGAATGACACCATGTCCATATTGTACCATTTCTCATGACTTCTTTCTTCATTGGTTGGTTGGATCAATAATGATTGAATCGTGCATTTATTCTCCAACGGCAGTCCACAAAGAAGAGGATTCCCTTTATAGCTCTCTTTGTTAAAGGTACTAAATTGTGCTTTCATTTCTGGTAGTCTGCCTGATAGATTGTTGTAAGAAACATTGAATTTCTGGTAGTCTGCCTGATAGATTGTTGTAAGAAACATTGAAAATAGCTAAAGCGTTTAGCTTAATTAGTTCCTGTGGAATGTTTCCAGACAAACTATTAAAAGAAAGGTCCAAACTCTCTATGTTGGCAAGGCTAGAGAAGTTAACTGGAATCGGTCCAGTTAGCTTATTATGAGAGAGGTTGAGGACATGAATTCCAGTCAACAATCCTAGCTCTTCGGGGATATAACCAATTAGTTTATTAAAAGATAGATCTAGTCCCGACATGATATCAAGAACGTTACCTTTATAGGCGTAAGAGAGAGTTTTTGTTGTGAACAAAACTTCATCTTGTATTCCTGATACCTCATATGGATGATCTATCATGCTAAACCAACTATTTCGAGGATTCCTATAGCTATATGAACTACTAGCACCAGAAAATTGATCAACATCTGTGAAAGCTTGATAACTTGGACGATTAATATTTTGTAGGCAACCGGGTATTGAACCAGAAAGGAAGTTACCAAATAGATCAAGTAAACTTGCATTAGTTAACTGACACAACTGCTTTGGAATATTACCACTGAACTCATTTTTTCCCAAAAGAAGAATCCTAATATTTGATAATTCACCAAGAAATTTAGGAATCCTGCCAAACAATCTGTTGTTGACAATGTCTAAAGTCAAAATATTGGTCAAATTACAGAAGGAATTGGATATAGACCCAGCGAATGCGTTGGAACCCAAATGAAGATGCTTCAAACTTTCCGAAACTAAGCAGGATGGGATGGATCCTGAAAAGTGATTTTGTGAGATGTCAAGAAAAGTGAGTGAATTTGTTCCACAAGGAAACGGACCTCCCAACCTATTATTTCTCACCACAAGTTCAGACACGAAACTCATGTTGCTTATCCAAGCGATCGAACCAGTGAAAACGTTATTGCTAATATCCAAAAGGCTAGGCCCAGAAAATGTACTCATTTTATTGTCATGGTCTCCAATTTTCCCAGAAAAGTAGTTGCTATCTAAGTGAAGGACCCTAAGCATACCAAAACTTAGGTTTCCAGAAAGTACCTCACCATGAAATCTGTTATTTGATAGTTTTAATACCTCCAATCGATTGCGGTATGTGAACAATCCAAGTGATACTTCTCCAGAAAACCTGTTTTGAGATAAATCCAATATCTCTCGCTCGCCCAAATCACCTATTAAAGATGGGATACCACCCTCTAAATAATTCCCAGATAAATTCAAACGAGTTATCGAGGGAAGGAATTTTTGTATGTCTTTAGGAATGACACCTTTCATGAGATTTCCAGACATATCCAACCATCTTGTATTAGGATTCCTGTAAAACGGCTTAGAAAATACACCACCAAATGAGTTGTTCATTAGACTAAGAACTTCTAGCATTGTGTTATTTTTCATCAACCAAGTCGGAATATCTCCCTCCATTGAGTTATGCGACATGTCTAGTTTCTTTAACCTATGTTGGTGAAGTAGAAAGCTAGGAACAACACTTCCTGTATGCATGTTGATATTACAATTTGATAACGCAAGACCTTTCAACTGGAACATAGGATTCCAACCTCTAGGCTCTTCTGTTTCCACCTCGAACTTGTCATTGTCACTTATGAATCCAACAACCTCAAGGTTTTTGAGGTTGGAGAACAAGCTGAATGAGAAGGAACCTTCAAATTTGTTATGACTGAAATCCACATACTCGAGAGATGTAGGATTAGCAATCAGAGATGGCGGAAGTGTTCCTATGAATTGATTTGAAGAATTATCAAGGAACTTAAGAGACGATAGCATGTTGAAACATTCGGGCAGCTTTCCAGTGAACATGTTGCCTTGAAGATTCAATTCTTGAAGGTTCTTTAACTCACACAAGCCTGTTAAAGAGAAAATTATGGTTTATAATTCAAGTGTAAAACTAACTTGCGCATGCATGGTTATTCAAATTAGAAAAATTAACCATTGAGGAAAGACAATATAACTAAAAGTGTGTAAGCATTTTGCTTTAGACAACTTACCATGATCGAGTAATGATCCGTTCAGTTTATTGTTCGCAAATGAGACAACTTTAAGAGAAGATAATGCCTTTATTGTTGATGGGATGGTTCCAACAAAATAGTTTCCTTCCAAATCTAAGACCTCAAGATGGTGGAAAGATGCCAAAGCTATATTAAACATAACAAGaggtgattatatatatatatatatatatatatatatatatatatatatattatgtgtatatatatatatatgtatatatatatatgtatatatatatatatatatgtatatatatatatgtatctatatatatgtgtgtgtgtgagaaagATAAGAAAGAATCacaaccattagatctaaattaattgaaaagggtataattgtaaatgcattaacaaattcaaatatggtaatccttgatttaaggatttggagagagaaaatccttgatttaaggacttataaccgtccataaatataacaccattcagagcaTGTTCATATATGGTGTTTTAAATATTACaccattcagaaaatataacaccattcagcacaaatataacaccattcagcacaaaaaaaaaaaaaaaacactattcacataaaaataacatcattcagcacaAACATAACACTATTCAGctaaaaaaaaacaccattcacacaaaaataacatcattcagcaaAAAATATAataccattcagcacaaaaaaaacaccattcacacAAAAAAATAATatcattcagcacaaaaataacaccattcagcacaaaaaaaaaacaccattcagcagtaaataaaataaacaccattcagtacaagaatataacaccattcagtaaaagaaatataacaccattcagaaaaagaaaaaaaaataccattcagaaaagaaaaaaacaccaataagaaaagaaaaataacatcattcagaaaagaaaaaacACCATTAACAAAAGGAAAAAAACACCAATTAATGAACagaaaaataacaccattcaataatccTTACATctctgtatcatcttcttctcCGCTGCCGGCACCACCACTGTCGGTCCGCCACCGCCATTACAAGTGGAAAACTCACCTTCCacattttatataattaaaaattcaCATTATATTACAAAACcctattttctttttataatcaCAAACAAACGCCAACAACAAATTCACTTTTCCTTCTTCTCTGTTTACGTTTTCTGTTTGCACATATATTTGGCATAAAAATCGTTGGTGGTGACCACAGGCTGCGGAACTACTAGTCGATTATCACGCTTCATCTGGAGATTTTAGACGGGAGGCCAGGTACTTTGGTGATTGAATCGTTTGTTGTAGGTGTGGATGAGAAAGTACCAAAAATCAGTTAACGCTCAAGAAACCCCCAATTGCTCACCTGATTATTCCTTCTCGAAACTCTCAACCGACTTTGTGTCTTTATTAACCGCACCGATCAAATTCCGGTCACAGTGCGCCGTTGCAGTTACTCATAATAATCACCGATGGTGCTCACCGGAGACGACGACGTAACAAGGGATTCTGTTCTGAATATGGAAGAAGAAAGAGTGAGAAAGAGAGAAATTAGGAACGTATGATAGAGAGAGAACAAAATTGTAGGGATTTTGATTTACAAAATGaagataaaaagacaaaaatgcccctagatatttcaattcaatccaaattaataaaaatattatacattttggtccctattgatctcaaccattagctcaaaagatctaatggctgagattctttcttacctttctcacactttgggccttttttacaggatcctaactctatatatatgtatatatatgtatatatgtatatatatgtatatatgtatatatgtatatatatatatataacagtaaAAAGTAAATAAGGGGGTAATAAAAAATTTCTTACAGTGGGTAACAAGAAAATGGCTCAATGTGAAGGCAGAAGCTTGAGTAAAACTTGAGATTTATGCACAGCGGGGTGAACAAGAGGTAACAAAAGGTAAAAAAGACTCTTTTTTTGGGTATATACtaaattttagaattttttattagTATACACAGAAATATAAACAGAAATATAAACAAGAATATGTAAAAAGAAATATAAACAGAAATAACAGAAATATATAAGAacagtaaaaagtaaaaatataacAGTAAAAAGTAAATAAGGGGGTAATAAAAAATTTCTTACAGTGGGTAACAAGAAATTGGCTCCTGAATGTGAAGGCATAACCTTGAGTAAAACTTGAGATTTATGCACAACGGGGTGAACAAGAGGTAACAAAAGGTAAAAAAGACTCTTTTTTTGGAATATAATatgaagaatatatatatatatatatatatatatatatatatatatatatatatatatatatatatgttactaTAAATTACTAAAATTTTGTGACAAGTCAAGATAATTTCAAACTCAATGTTATTAATATGTTGGTAGTAGGTAACTATATAACATAGTTTATATATCGActttttatttacattttttattgtGAATGTTTTGTAACAACTAGCCTATTAACATTATAGAGATAAGAAAGAGAGATTGGGGAGATGAATATATCTTATTGATGTGTAAAATAGATTTAAtatgcctctatttataggcttacaAGAATGGGGGTTAAATATATGGAGAGTCACAAGTAAAGTGGATAGTCACACAATTTAGTCAcacaattaataataataataattcataacactcccccttgactatccatttgacaaaataatatattattcttataatacgcttggtgatgctgcctcgttaaaaaccttgctaggaaaacccagtgggataaaaccatagctaagggaaaaagagtgcagcgcgcaTTATTCTCCCCCTGATGATTTAAGCTCCTTGAGTTGACGCATCCCAATGCCATGAACCAGTTTCTTGAATGTAAAAGTCGGAAGTGATTTAGTAAACAAGTCTGCCAAATTATCGCTAGAACGAACTTGTTGGATAGTAATATCTCCATTCTTTTGCAAATCATGTGTGAAAAAGAACTTTGGTAAAATGTGCTTCGTTCTGTCACCTTTGATGTATCCTTCCTTAAGTTGAGCAATGCACGCTGCGTTATCTTCATGTAAAATTGTTGATCCCTCATCTCTCGTAGAAATACCACAAGACCCACGAATGTGTTGTATTATACTTCTTAACCAAACACATTCTCGACTAGCTTCATGAATCGCCAATATTTCTGCATGATTAGATGATGTGGCTGTGATGGTTTGCTTTACAGAGCGCCATGAAATAGCAGTGCCTCCACTTGTGAATAAATATCCAGTTTGAGATCGTCCAGTGTGAGGATCAGACAAATACCCAGCATCTGCAAAACCAACCAAACTTGTTGTCGATTGGTTAGTATAATACAACCCCATGTCTTTTGTACCTTGAAGGTATCGAAATATTTGTTTTACCCCATTCCAATGCCTCTTCGTAGGGCATGAACTATATCTTGCCAATAAATTTACGGAAAATGATATATCTGGTCGTGTATGACTAGCAAGAAACATTAGTGCACCAATTGCACTTAAAtatggtacttctggaccaagaATTTCATTTCCATCGTTCGGAGGTCGGAATGGGTCTTTCTCAACATCAAGAGATCTTACAACCATTGGGGTACTCAATGGATGTGATTTTTCCATATAAAACCTTCTAAGTAACTTTTCTATGTAGTTTTGTTGATGTACAAGGATTCCACCCTTGAGATGTTCGATTTGTAACCCAAGACAAAATTTTGTCTTTccaaggtctttcatttcaaattctctTTTCAAGCATTCAACCGCCTTTTGGAGCTCACTTGgcgttccaattatattcaagtCATCAACATATACGGCAATTATAATATATTCAGATTCTGACCTTTTTATGAAGATACACGGGCATATTGAATAATTTTTGTAACCTTCTTTCAACAAATACTCACTAAGGCGATTATACCACATACGCGCAGATTGTTTTAGCCCATATAATGACTTGTTTAATTTAATTGAAAGATGTTCTCGAGAACTAGATGTACATGAGTTTGGTAATTTGAATCCTTCAGGGAGTTTCATGTAAATATCAGCATCAAGAGAGCCATAAaggtaggctgtcacaacatccATTAGGcgcagatcaatcccttcttggaTTATCAGACTAACAAGATAACGAAAAGTTGTCGCATCCATCACCGGAGAATATGTCTCCTCATAATCAATCCCGGGTCTTTGCGAAAATCCTTGTGCTACTAATCGTGCCTTGTATCGTACGATTTCATTTTTCTCATTGCGTTTTTGCACAAAAACCAACTTATATCCGACAGATTTTACACCTTTAGGTATAGGGACTACTTGTCCAAAAACGTCTCGTTTATTGAGGGAATCTAATTCTGCCTTAATTGCGTCTTTCCaatttggccaatcatttctttgTTTACATTCATCAACAGATtttggttcttgatcctcattaTTTTCCATTACTTCTAGCGCTATGTTATATGAAAAACTGTCATCGACGTCGATTTCATTTCGGTTCAATACCTTTCTAGACATGATATAATTTATTGAGATCTCTTcgttttcaggtacctgaggttcttctggAATCATCATGTCTAGTGTCTCTTCAGTATACTCTTTTCTTGGCATTATCATTACCTCGACTGGACCATCATTATTTGCTCCTTTTTTCTTTCGAGGATTTTCATCTTTAGAACCGATTGGTCTACCACGTTTGAGACGTGCATTAGACTCATTTCCAACTTGTGGTTGTCCTTCTGGGACACTTATTTTTACTGGAGCATTAGCAGCTGGTATGTGTGACTTAGTCACTCTCTTCAGGTCAGTGAATGCGTCTGGTACTTGATTTGCTAATGTTTGTAAATGAGTTATTCTTTGAACTTCTTGTTCACActctttagttcaaggatcaagatAAGATAGTGATAATTCATTCCAAATTATATTATTATCTTTCAGCTGCTTTtcatctccccctaatgttgggaatgtTGTTTCAACAAAATGACAATCACCAAATCGAGCTGTAAATAAATCACCTGTTGATGGCTCTAAATACTTAATGATCGATGGTGATTCATACCCAACATATATTCCTAACCTCCTTTGAGGTCCCATCTTTGTTCGTTGTGGTGGAGCGATAGGAACATATACGGCACAACCAAAAATCCTTAGATGGGAAATAtctggttcctgaccaaaaaccaattTTAATGGGGAGGAAGTGTGATAACTCGTTGGCCTGATGCGAATTAGTGTTGCTGCATGTAAAATTGCATGCCCCCAGGCAGATGCTGGTAGTTTTGATTTCATAATCATTGGTCTTGCAACCATTTGAAGTCGCTTGATAAGCGATTCAGCAAGTCCATTTTGCGTATGTACATGAGGTACTGGATGCTCTACACTTATGCCAATAGACATGCAATAATCATTGAAGGTTTGGGATGTAAATTCCCCAGCATTGTCCAACCGAATTTTCTTGATGGGATAATCAGGAAAATGTGCTCTTAACCTTATTAATTGAGCAAGTAGTCGTGCAAATGCCATATTACGACTTGATAGTAAACTCACATGTGACCATCTAGTTGATGCATCAATTAAGACCATAAAGTATCTAAATGGTCCACTGGGAGGGTGAATAGGTCCACATATATCCCCATGTATTCTTTCTAAAAAACTCAAGGATTCTGTCCCTACCTTAACTGGTGATGGGCGAGTGATTAACTTCCCTTGTGAGCATGCAACACATGTAATATCCTTAGATTGAAGAATCTTTTGGTTCTTCAAAGAATGACCACATGAATTTTCTATAATTTTTCGCATCATTATTGATCCGAGATGgcctaaccggtcatgccaaatGATAAAATTTTCTCGATCCATAAACTTTTGGTTTATGATTGCATTTGATTCAACTGCACCAATTTTGGTACAATACAAACCAGAGGCAAATGCGTGTAACTTCTCTAATATGTGTTTTTTTCCCGAAATAATATTTGTGATTTGAAGGTACTCATCATGTCCTTCACATGTAGTCTCAAGATGATATCCGTTTAGACGAATATCTTTAAAGCTTATCAGATTTCTTTGAGATAGTGGGGAAAATAAGGCATTGTTAATTTTGAGCAAAGTTCCACTTTGTAGAACTACATATGCTTCTCCAAAGCCTTCAATTAATTTTGTTTTACCAGATATAGTACCAACGCTTGCCTCTTTCATTGTTAAACTAGAGAAATAATCCCTTTTCTTTAGGATTGTATGTATAGTAGCACTGTCTATTAGACATACATCTTCACCATTAATATGAAGTTTTGTTGAATACTCCATTTgcttcaaaacaaaacaaaaacttCATAAATAAAAGTATAATATGGTTTAAACATAATAATTCCATAAAGTGGCCCAAAACACttcaaaacaaaacataacaaaatCCCAAACAAAATGTCTTAATAAAACATCAAGGAAATAGCATAATTTTAAATATAATCATTCATGCATAGGGAAAATTGCAAGCATCCAACTGGTTTGTATTAGCCATGATATCACCAGAATCCAAATTAGTTTGCTCGATAAGGAAATCATCATAATCCAGATTAGTTGCATTAGTATGGTCATTTTCACCACTTGGGACATCAACATATCCATCTTCATATGTGAAATTTGTCTCTATTCCTTTTTGTTTGTCTTTTATAGATTGTTGGTAAAGCTCTACTAAGTGTCTGGCTGTACGACATGTACCAGCCCAATGGTTGTTACCGCCACATCGATAGCATGCATTAGATGAGGTTCCACTTTTCTTTTTACCTCTTTCATCATTGGATTTCTTTTCATTATCATGCAACTTCTGGTGGTT comes from the Helianthus annuus cultivar XRQ/B chromosome 4, HanXRQr2.0-SUNRISE, whole genome shotgun sequence genome and includes:
- the LOC110932875 gene encoding receptor-like protein 14 codes for the protein MFNIALASFHHLEVLDLEGNYFVGTIPSTIKALSSLKVVSFANNKLNGSLLDHGLCELKNLQELNLQGNMFTGKLPECFNMLSSLKFLDNSSNQFIGTLPPSLIANPTSLEYVDFSHNKFEGSFSFSLFSNLKNLEVVGFISDNDKFEVETEEPRGWNPMFQLKGLALSNCNINMHTGSVVPSFLLHQHRLKKLDMSHNSMEGDIPTWLMKNNTMLEVLSLMNNSFGGVFSKPFYRNPNTRWLDMSGNLMKGVIPKDIQKFLPSITRLNLSGNYLEGGIPSLIGDLGEREILDLSQNRFSGEVSLGLFTYRNRLEVLKLSNNRFHGEVLSGNLSFGMLRVLHLDSNYFSGKIGDHDNKMSTFSGPSLLDISNNVFTGSIAWISNMSFVSELVVRNNRLGGPFPCGTNSLTFLDISQNHFSGSIPSCLVSESLKHLHLGSNAFAGSISNSFCNLTNILTLDIVNNRLFGRIPKFLGELSNIRILLLGKNEFSGNIPKQLCQLTNASLLDLFGNFLSGSIPGCLQNINRPSYQAFTDVDQFSGASSSYSYRNPRNSWFSMIDHPYEVSGIQDEVLFTTKTLSYAYKGNVLDIMSGLDLSFNKLIGYIPEELGLLTGIHVLNLSHNKLTGPIPVNFSSLANIESLDLSFNSLSGNIPQELIKLNALAIFNVSYNNLSGRLPEMKAQFSTFNKESYKGNPLLCGLPLENKCTIQSLLIQPTNEERSHEKWYNMDMVSFYGSFGSTWFVFILGFITLLCVNPYWKRRWLDFIEECMYTCYYFLCDLVWKPL